The Caldisalinibacter kiritimatiensis genome has a window encoding:
- a CDS encoding [Fe-Fe] hydrogenase large subunit C-terminal domain-containing protein encodes MNEFHSVVLDKDKCNGCTNCMRRCPTEAIRVRDKKAVILKERCIDCGECIRVCPYHAQKAVTDDLDKLKQFKFNVAIPAMSLYGQFDMDIDMNKVFNGIKKLGFDYVYDEGYAADISTTVIRNIIKDKNLPKPVISSLCPAVLRLIQVRFPTLIDHIIKIESPMEIAARMARKEVMEKYGFKSEEIGVFYISQCPAKVASIKDPIGIKQSNLDGSISIKKIYGDIVRSTKSVEKVERIVRATPKGIDWARAGGQSRAIGVENYIAVDGIENVIKVLEEMELGKLDNIDYFEGLACVGGCVGGPLNVENPFIARNRIRRISQGKSNIAEIDENYALELYEKGLITWTEEIQPKGVMKLDTDIGNAIKKIEKIDELMNTLPGLDCGSCGAPTCYALAEDIVRGKAKLDDCIIISKRNK; translated from the coding sequence ATGAATGAATTCCACTCTGTGGTTTTAGATAAAGATAAGTGTAACGGTTGTACAAACTGTATGAGAAGATGTCCTACTGAAGCCATAAGAGTTAGAGATAAAAAAGCAGTAATTTTAAAGGAAAGATGCATAGACTGTGGTGAGTGTATAAGAGTATGTCCTTATCATGCTCAGAAAGCAGTTACAGATGATTTAGATAAGTTAAAGCAATTTAAATTTAATGTTGCAATACCTGCAATGTCCCTTTATGGTCAATTTGACATGGATATTGATATGAATAAAGTATTTAATGGTATTAAAAAGTTAGGTTTTGACTATGTATATGATGAAGGTTATGCAGCAGATATTTCTACTACGGTAATAAGAAATATAATAAAGGATAAAAATTTACCTAAGCCTGTTATTTCATCATTGTGTCCGGCAGTATTAAGGCTTATACAAGTTAGATTTCCAACATTAATTGACCATATAATTAAAATAGAATCACCGATGGAGATTGCGGCAAGAATGGCAAGAAAAGAAGTTATGGAAAAGTATGGATTCAAATCGGAGGAAATAGGTGTATTTTATATAAGTCAATGTCCAGCCAAAGTGGCAAGTATAAAAGACCCAATAGGGATAAAGCAATCTAATCTAGATGGTTCAATATCTATTAAAAAGATATATGGAGACATTGTTAGAAGTACTAAGTCTGTTGAAAAAGTAGAGAGAATTGTAAGAGCAACTCCAAAGGGAATAGATTGGGCTAGAGCTGGCGGACAAAGTAGAGCTATTGGAGTAGAAAACTACATTGCTGTAGATGGTATTGAAAATGTTATTAAAGTATTAGAAGAGATGGAATTAGGCAAGTTAGATAATATTGATTATTTTGAAGGATTGGCATGTGTTGGTGGATGTGTTGGTGGACCTTTAAATGTAGAAAATCCTTTTATTGCTAGAAATAGAATAAGAAGAATATCCCAAGGTAAAAGCAACATAGCAGAAATTGATGAAAATTATGCATTAGAATTATATGAAAAAGGACTTATAACATGGACTGAAGAGATACAACCTAAAGGAGTTATGAAACTTGATACAGATATAGGGAATGCTATTAAGAAAATTGAAAAAATTGACGAATTAATGAATACGTTACCAGGACTTGACTGTGGTTCCTGTGGTGCACCAACTTGTTATGCATTGGCTGAAGATATTGTAAGAGGCAAAGCTAAACTAGATGATTGTATAATTATATCTAAAAGGAATAAATAA
- a CDS encoding Maf family protein has translation MRQIVLASGSPRRKEILSNFNVDIEVITSDIDEKVNNDEKPEIVAMTLAFEKAYDVANKVEKGKIILAADTIVYHNHILGKPEDESEAFKMLKALSGKEHSVITGICIMESGTYKKVVDCGKTQVKFKDLTNDKIKRYLATEEYKDKAGAYGIQGYGALLVERIKGSYLNVVGLPISKVEYLLEKHFNFKIL, from the coding sequence ATGAGACAGATAGTTTTAGCATCAGGTTCTCCTAGAAGAAAAGAAATTTTATCTAATTTTAATGTAGATATAGAAGTTATAACAAGTGATATTGATGAAAAAGTTAATAATGACGAGAAGCCCGAAATAGTTGCCATGACTTTAGCCTTTGAAAAGGCGTATGATGTAGCTAATAAAGTTGAAAAAGGAAAAATTATACTTGCAGCAGATACTATTGTGTATCATAATCATATATTGGGAAAACCAGAAGATGAAAGTGAAGCATTTAAGATGTTAAAAGCATTAAGTGGTAAAGAACACAGTGTAATAACAGGTATTTGTATTATGGAAAGTGGAACATATAAGAAAGTAGTAGATTGTGGGAAGACTCAAGTTAAATTTAAAGACTTAACTAATGATAAGATAAAGAGGTATCTTGCTACAGAAGAGTATAAAGATAAGGCTGGTGCATATGGCATTCAAGGCTATGGAGCTTTACTAGTTGAAAGAATAAAAGGGTCATATCTTAATGTAGTAGGGTTACCTATTAGTAAAGTAGAATATTTATTAGAGAAACATTTTAACTTTAAAATATTATAA
- a CDS encoding DRTGG domain-containing protein, whose protein sequence is MDISNIIKKLDLEVIAGYEGQEIDVQGAYIGDLLSVVMANAKLNNIWITIQTHLNVVAVANLVELAAVIIAEDMEIDKDTISKANQLNIPLLKSKDTAYELACKLNELGV, encoded by the coding sequence GTGGATATTTCAAATATAATAAAAAAATTAGATTTAGAAGTGATAGCTGGTTACGAAGGACAAGAAATTGATGTGCAAGGAGCATATATAGGTGATTTATTGAGTGTAGTAATGGCAAATGCTAAATTAAATAATATATGGATAACCATACAAACCCACTTAAATGTAGTAGCAGTGGCTAACTTAGTAGAGTTAGCTGCTGTTATTATTGCAGAAGATATGGAGATAGACAAAGATACAATAAGTAAGGCAAATCAGTTAAATATACCTCTTCTTAAATCAAAAGACACAGCGTATGAATTAGCATGTAAATTAAATGAGTTAGGTGTTTAA
- a CDS encoding RnfABCDGE type electron transport complex subunit D, translating to MDKKLIASSSPHIRSEETVSRIMLDVIIALLPATLASIYFFRFNAVKHIVLAIGAAVLTEYVIQKLLKKPVTINDFSAVVTGLLLAFNLPPTAPWWIPIVGSVFAIAIVKQAFGGLGHNFMNPALGARAMLLASWPSIMTTWVKPGPDAVTTATPLARLVGESQDLPLQPLSDVFLGNIGGCIGETSAALLILGGLYLLYRGVINWRIPVSYIGTVAVLALVFDGGFVNMSYHLFAGGLMLGAIYMATDYASSPVTPKGQLIFGIGAGIITILIRLKGGYPEGVSYSILLMNVAAPIIDKYTSPKVFGEVKQNA from the coding sequence ATGGATAAGAAACTTATAGCGTCATCTTCTCCACATATAAGGTCAGAAGAAACAGTTTCTAGAATTATGTTAGATGTTATAATTGCACTTTTACCAGCAACTTTAGCAAGTATATACTTTTTTAGATTCAATGCAGTAAAGCACATTGTACTTGCGATTGGAGCTGCTGTATTAACAGAGTATGTAATTCAAAAATTATTAAAGAAACCAGTGACAATAAATGATTTTAGTGCAGTAGTAACGGGATTATTACTTGCATTTAACTTACCGCCAACAGCTCCTTGGTGGATTCCAATTGTAGGTTCTGTTTTTGCTATAGCTATTGTAAAACAGGCATTTGGAGGATTAGGACATAACTTTATGAATCCGGCCCTAGGGGCAAGGGCGATGTTATTAGCATCTTGGCCAAGTATTATGACTACTTGGGTTAAGCCAGGTCCAGATGCAGTGACTACAGCTACTCCATTAGCTAGATTAGTTGGTGAATCTCAAGATTTACCTTTACAGCCATTAAGTGATGTATTCTTAGGAAATATAGGAGGATGTATTGGAGAGACTTCAGCAGCTTTACTAATTTTAGGTGGCTTATATTTATTATATAGAGGAGTAATTAACTGGCGTATACCAGTTTCATATATTGGTACTGTTGCAGTATTAGCATTAGTTTTTGATGGTGGATTTGTGAATATGTCTTATCACTTATTCGCTGGTGGATTAATGCTAGGTGCAATTTATATGGCAACAGATTACGCTTCATCACCTGTTACACCTAAAGGACAATTAATATTCGGTATAGGTGCAGGTATTATCACAATCTTAATTAGATTAAAAGGAGGATATCCAGAAGGTGTATCATATTCAATTCTATTAATGAACGTAGCTGCACCTATTATAGATAAATATACTAGTCCAAAGGTATTTGGGGAGGTGAAGCAAAATGCGTGA
- a CDS encoding RnfABCDGE type electron transport complex subunit G has translation MREVTKLGLMLLLITSVAAIVLAFSNNVTSDIIAEVEAKANDEARKEVLPQADSFKQISEETMKSILSNNERVMDIYAGYSNDTLVGYTIKTKNIEPGYAGDIEMIVGISQDGKVTGVKVVSHGETPGLGANAETPEYRGQYEGKSVDNELIVVKSEPANENEIQAITGATITSRAVTSGVNNAIEIFNTELAK, from the coding sequence ATGCGTGAGGTAACTAAGTTAGGTTTAATGCTATTATTAATTACTTCTGTTGCAGCTATTGTATTAGCATTTTCTAATAATGTGACTAGTGATATTATTGCAGAGGTTGAGGCCAAAGCAAATGATGAAGCTAGAAAAGAAGTATTACCTCAAGCAGATAGCTTTAAACAAATAAGTGAAGAAACAATGAAATCTATTTTAAGTAATAACGAGAGAGTTATGGATATATATGCAGGTTATTCGAATGACACATTAGTAGGATATACAATCAAGACTAAAAATATTGAACCAGGTTATGCAGGAGATATTGAAATGATTGTTGGTATATCACAAGATGGAAAAGTAACAGGAGTTAAAGTAGTTAGTCATGGTGAAACTCCAGGGTTAGGAGCGAATGCTGAAACTCCTGAATATAGAGGTCAATATGAAGGAAAAAGTGTAGATAATGAGTTAATAGTCGTAAAATCAGAGCCAGCTAATGAAAATGAAATACAAGCAATAACAGGCGCTACAATTACTTCGAGAGCTGTAACTAGTGGTGTTAACAACGCTATTGAGATATTTAATACAGAGTTAGCTAAGTAA
- a CDS encoding PHP domain-containing protein, whose product MKFSIDLHIHSGLSPCGDEEMTPNNIVNMAYIKELDIISVTDHNSMENVKAIMQLAEQRDLLVIPGMEVTTKEEIHVLCYFKDLSDGLSFQKLIYNGLPDIENQEDIFGKQIVYDTEDKRIGKIKKFLLNRTCYSIEYIYDLVKQYNGVMVPAHIDKKAYSILSVLGFIPKNLEFNTLEITNKCNLKQLKKLVDLKKYNIIQNSDAHYLKDINEPLHFIDIKEKSIEAVFDFFNRVQQ is encoded by the coding sequence ATGAAATTTAGCATTGATTTGCATATACATTCAGGACTATCTCCATGTGGGGACGAAGAGATGACGCCTAATAATATAGTAAATATGGCGTATATTAAGGAGCTTGACATTATTTCTGTAACTGACCATAATTCTATGGAAAATGTAAAGGCGATAATGCAATTAGCAGAGCAAAGGGATTTATTAGTTATTCCAGGCATGGAAGTAACTACCAAAGAAGAAATACATGTGTTATGTTATTTTAAGGATTTATCAGATGGATTAAGTTTTCAAAAGTTAATATACAATGGCTTACCAGATATAGAAAATCAAGAGGATATATTTGGAAAACAAATTGTTTATGATACAGAGGATAAAAGAATCGGAAAAATAAAAAAGTTTTTATTAAATAGGACTTGTTATTCAATCGAATATATATATGATTTAGTAAAACAATATAACGGAGTAATGGTTCCAGCACATATCGATAAAAAAGCTTATAGTATATTATCTGTATTAGGTTTTATACCTAAAAACCTAGAATTTAATACTTTAGAAATTACAAATAAATGTAATTTAAAGCAACTGAAAAAGCTTGTAGATTTAAAAAAATACAATATTATCCAAAACTCTGATGCTCATTACTTGAAGGATATAAACGAGCCGTTACACTTTATAGATATTAAAGAAAAGTCTATTGAAGCAGTGTTTGATTTTTTTAATAGAGTCCAGCAATAA
- the rsxA gene encoding electron transport complex subunit RsxA, with protein sequence MEFVAILVSAILVNNFVLSRFLGICPFLGVSKQVETAFGMGMAVTFVMTLSSIITYIVQKAILANLGLEYLQTIAFILVIASLVQLVEMFVKKASPTLYEALGVYLPLITTNCAVLGLAILNIQAEYTLLQTITHAIGAAIGFTLAIVLFAGIRERLVLADVPESLKGFPIALITAGLMAIAFLGFSGLSVV encoded by the coding sequence ATGGAATTTGTTGCTATATTAGTTAGTGCCATATTAGTAAACAACTTTGTACTTTCTAGATTCTTAGGTATATGTCCGTTCTTAGGTGTATCTAAGCAAGTTGAGACTGCTTTCGGTATGGGTATGGCCGTTACATTTGTAATGACTTTATCTTCAATTATCACATATATTGTACAGAAGGCAATTTTAGCTAACTTGGGCTTAGAATATTTACAGACTATAGCATTTATCCTTGTTATTGCTTCATTAGTTCAGTTGGTTGAAATGTTCGTTAAAAAAGCAAGTCCAACGCTATATGAAGCATTAGGGGTTTATTTACCACTTATTACAACAAACTGTGCGGTTTTAGGTTTAGCTATATTAAATATACAAGCTGAATATACATTGTTACAAACTATAACTCATGCTATTGGAGCGGCTATTGGATTTACACTTGCGATAGTTTTATTCGCAGGAATAAGAGAAAGGTTAGTGTTAGCTGATGTGCCAGAGTCATTAAAAGGATTCCCTATTGCTTTAATTACAGCGGGATTAATGGCAATAGCATTCTTAGGATTCTCTGGACTTTCAGTAGTATAG
- a CDS encoding ATP-binding protein encodes MNSPNTSIKLEYDVIENDFSRAGEASSNIKKVLTKLGIDSQTIRRVAIVTYEAEMNIVIHSHGGKITAIISPEKIKITAKDKGPGIENIELAMQQGYSTAPNSVRELGFGAGMGLPNMKKWSDKFEIKSSHTDGTEVIMYIYLSNKHKK; translated from the coding sequence ATGAATAGTCCAAATACTTCAATAAAGTTAGAGTATGATGTAATTGAAAATGATTTTAGTAGGGCAGGAGAAGCTTCAAGTAATATAAAAAAAGTTTTAACAAAACTAGGGATTGATTCTCAGACTATTAGAAGAGTTGCTATAGTAACATATGAAGCTGAAATGAATATAGTTATTCATTCGCATGGAGGAAAAATAACAGCGATAATATCACCTGAAAAAATAAAAATAACAGCAAAAGACAAGGGACCTGGCATAGAGAATATAGAGCTAGCTATGCAACAAGGATATTCTACTGCACCCAATAGCGTTAGAGAACTAGGATTTGGGGCAGGTATGGGTTTACCTAATATGAAGAAATGGTCTGATAAATTTGAGATTAAATCAAGTCATACAGATGGCACAGAAGTTATTATGTATATTTATTTAAGTAATAAACATAAAAAGTAA
- a CDS encoding NusG domain II-containing protein, protein MTKWDKVLIVFVILVSLLGLYFTKGNIANDKQLYALIKVNGEMYKKIALGPEMNEKTLEVRTKFGYNKLLFGKDRVRVIEADCPDKLDVKQGWISKPGEVIVCLPNRLVIELVSEDTDKEDDIDSISY, encoded by the coding sequence ATGACTAAATGGGACAAGGTTTTAATTGTATTTGTTATATTAGTAAGCTTGCTTGGATTATATTTTACCAAAGGGAATATAGCTAATGATAAACAATTGTATGCATTAATCAAAGTTAATGGAGAAATGTATAAAAAGATTGCACTGGGACCAGAAATGAATGAAAAAACCCTTGAAGTTAGAACGAAGTTTGGATATAACAAGCTTTTATTTGGAAAAGATAGAGTTAGAGTTATAGAAGCTGATTGTCCCGATAAGCTAGATGTAAAACAAGGATGGATATCTAAACCTGGTGAAGTAATAGTTTGTTTGCCTAATAGGCTTGTTATTGAGCTAGTCTCCGAGGATACAGATAAAGAAGATGATATTGACTCTATAAGTTATTAA
- the rsxC gene encoding electron transport complex subunit RsxC — translation MSLKNLTFKGGIHPPHYKKATEGVPIERAKAPETVVIPMQQHIGAPCEPVVKVGDKVKVGQKIGEPKAFVSAPIHSSVSGVVKKITSMNTPTGSKVTCVVIESDGNNEVHETVKPKGDLDSLSGKEIVEVVKEAGITGMGGAGFPTHVKLSPPSDKKIDTVILNGAECEPYLTADHRLMLEQPEKVVFGLKAIMKAVGVEKGYIGIENNKPDAVEAMEKVVANEPNIEVASLVTKYPQGDEKRLINAVTGREVPSGGLPMDVGVVVNNVGTAAAIADAIQTGMPLIERIVTITGSAIKEPKNLIVKIGTSFKEVIEQCEGYKGQLGKIVSGGPMMGIAQFTDEVPVIKGTSGILVLNEKEAKVPDPQPCIRCGKCVDICPVNLQPLFLSQFSLRKMYDEADKYHILDCIECGSCSFVCPSKRPLVEAIRVGKREVIAKRKKAQK, via the coding sequence ATGAGTCTAAAGAACCTAACCTTTAAAGGTGGGATTCATCCACCGCATTATAAAAAGGCTACCGAAGGGGTTCCAATTGAAAGAGCTAAGGCTCCAGAAACAGTTGTTATTCCGATGCAACAACATATAGGAGCACCATGTGAGCCGGTGGTAAAAGTTGGGGATAAGGTAAAAGTTGGACAAAAAATTGGTGAACCTAAGGCATTTGTATCAGCACCAATACACTCAAGTGTTTCAGGAGTAGTAAAGAAAATAACTTCTATGAATACGCCTACGGGTTCTAAAGTAACTTGTGTAGTTATTGAATCAGATGGTAATAACGAGGTGCATGAAACCGTTAAACCAAAAGGGGATTTAGATTCTTTAAGCGGAAAGGAAATTGTAGAAGTAGTAAAAGAAGCTGGTATAACTGGAATGGGAGGGGCTGGATTTCCAACTCATGTAAAGTTATCACCACCATCAGATAAGAAAATTGATACAGTTATTTTAAATGGAGCAGAATGTGAACCTTATCTAACAGCAGACCATAGACTTATGCTTGAACAACCTGAAAAGGTAGTGTTTGGATTAAAAGCTATTATGAAGGCTGTTGGAGTGGAAAAAGGTTATATTGGTATTGAAAACAATAAACCAGACGCAGTAGAAGCTATGGAAAAAGTAGTAGCTAATGAACCAAATATTGAAGTAGCTTCATTGGTTACTAAGTATCCTCAAGGAGACGAGAAAAGATTAATAAACGCTGTTACAGGAAGAGAAGTTCCTTCAGGAGGACTTCCAATGGATGTAGGAGTAGTAGTAAATAACGTTGGTACTGCTGCTGCTATTGCTGATGCAATACAGACTGGAATGCCTTTAATTGAAAGAATAGTGACTATTACAGGCAGTGCAATTAAAGAGCCAAAAAACTTAATTGTGAAAATAGGTACAAGCTTTAAAGAAGTAATAGAACAATGTGAAGGATATAAAGGACAACTGGGTAAAATTGTATCAGGTGGTCCGATGATGGGTATAGCTCAATTTACTGATGAGGTTCCAGTTATTAAAGGAACGTCTGGTATTTTAGTTTTAAATGAAAAAGAAGCAAAAGTTCCAGACCCACAGCCATGTATTAGATGTGGTAAATGTGTTGATATTTGTCCGGTTAATTTACAACCGTTATTCTTAAGTCAGTTTTCACTAAGAAAAATGTACGATGAAGCTGACAAATATCATATATTAGACTGTATAGAATGTGGTTCATGCTCATTCGTTTGTCCTTCAAAAAGACCACTTGTAGAAGCTATCAGAGTTGGAAAAAGAGAGGTAATAGCTAAAAGAAAGAAAGCTCAGAAGTAA
- a CDS encoding DUF4321 domain-containing protein encodes MRARNRNTLLLITLLIVGIIIGGILGDILSDQVPFLNKSYPIGFQPVHIDLNVIDMTFGLMIDINVASIIGIVLAILIFKRI; translated from the coding sequence ATGAGAGCAAGAAATAGGAATACACTACTGTTAATTACTTTGTTAATAGTAGGTATAATAATAGGGGGCATATTAGGAGATATATTAAGTGATCAAGTACCTTTCCTAAATAAAAGTTATCCTATAGGATTTCAACCAGTGCATATTGATTTAAATGTTATTGATATGACATTTGGACTAATGATTGATATAAATGTAGCTAGTATAATAGGAATTGTATTAGCAATTTTAATATTTAAAAGAATATAG
- a CDS encoding ATP-binding protein, with amino-acid sequence MKELSLHILDLAQNSIRANANLVRIEIREDFEKDRFELVIEDNGDGMDKELLSRVTDPFITTRKTRKVGLGLSLMKAAALRCEGDLKINSQKGVGTKIQCYFKHSHIDRAPLGDIGETIMILMNNEKDIDIEYVHYVNDEVFKFTTKEVKKVLGDDDIRTAEVLLWIKDYVNEKIGYLHKNIEKNNSVIL; translated from the coding sequence ATGAAGGAGTTATCTCTTCATATATTAGATTTAGCACAAAACTCTATAAGAGCAAATGCAAACTTAGTAAGAATAGAAATACGTGAGGATTTTGAGAAAGATAGATTTGAGTTAGTAATAGAAGACAATGGAGACGGAATGGATAAAGAACTTTTATCAAGAGTTACAGACCCTTTTATAACAACTAGAAAAACAAGAAAAGTTGGTTTAGGATTATCACTAATGAAAGCAGCAGCATTAAGATGTGAAGGAGATTTAAAAATTAATTCCCAAAAAGGAGTAGGAACTAAAATTCAATGTTATTTTAAACATAGTCATATAGATAGAGCTCCTTTAGGAGATATAGGTGAGACAATAATGATATTAATGAACAATGAAAAAGATATAGATATAGAATATGTACATTATGTAAATGATGAAGTATTCAAATTCACCACTAAAGAAGTAAAAAAAGTATTAGGGGATGATGATATAAGAACCGCTGAAGTACTTCTTTGGATTAAAGACTATGTAAATGAAAAGATTGGATATTTACACAAAAATATAGAAAAAAATAATTCTGTTATATTATAG
- a CDS encoding Gx transporter family protein: MNQLRKLVFLSLLVALALGLSIIETFIPVPFIAPGAKLGLANIVSLVTLVVFGFKDALIVGGLRSITFVLATGNLSSFFYSITGTILSVIIMFIIYRFFSEFFSLIGVSIFGAIFHNIGQITVASIIMENIKIFYYLPVMLLVSLFTGYFVGLAAIFISTKLRGNLLNNFI; this comes from the coding sequence TTGAACCAATTAAGAAAATTAGTTTTCTTGTCTCTGCTAGTAGCTCTAGCATTAGGTTTAAGTATTATAGAAACTTTTATACCTGTACCTTTTATAGCTCCAGGAGCAAAATTAGGACTAGCTAATATAGTTAGTCTAGTAACTTTAGTTGTCTTCGGATTTAAAGATGCACTAATAGTAGGTGGATTAAGAAGTATAACTTTTGTACTTGCTACTGGTAATCTATCTAGCTTTTTTTATAGTATTACTGGTACAATATTAAGTGTAATAATTATGTTTATCATATATAGATTTTTTTCAGAATTTTTTAGTTTAATTGGTGTAAGTATATTTGGTGCTATTTTTCATAATATTGGCCAGATAACTGTTGCAAGTATAATCATGGAAAATATAAAAATATTTTACTATCTTCCAGTGATGTTATTAGTAAGTCTTTTCACAGGATATTTTGTAGGACTTGCTGCAATTTTTATTTCTACAAAGTTAAGAGGTAACTTATTAAACAACTTTATATAG
- the rsxE gene encoding electron transport complex subunit RsxE has product MSLMKTFKNGLVKDNPIFVQLLGMCPTLAVTTSAKNGLGMGLATTAVLLGSNIVVSLLRKVIPDKIRIPAYIVIIATFVTLIDMFMHAFAPSLYSALGLFIQLIVVNCLILGRAESFASKNNPIKSIADALGMGIGFTIALTILGIVREVFGAGTVFGIQLFGQAFKPALVMILPPGAFLALGLLIGFINWFKTKKTANA; this is encoded by the coding sequence ATGAGTTTAATGAAGACTTTTAAAAATGGGTTGGTAAAAGACAATCCTATATTTGTTCAGTTGCTAGGTATGTGTCCAACATTAGCTGTTACAACTTCAGCTAAAAATGGATTGGGTATGGGACTGGCGACAACTGCAGTTTTATTAGGTTCCAATATAGTTGTATCTTTATTAAGAAAGGTTATACCAGATAAAATTCGTATACCAGCGTATATCGTTATTATAGCGACATTCGTTACTTTAATAGATATGTTTATGCACGCTTTTGCACCATCTCTTTATAGTGCATTAGGATTATTTATTCAATTAATCGTTGTTAACTGTTTGATTCTAGGTAGAGCAGAATCTTTTGCATCAAAGAATAATCCAATTAAGTCTATAGCAGATGCATTAGGGATGGGTATAGGTTTTACAATAGCTCTTACAATTTTAGGTATAGTTAGAGAGGTATTTGGAGCTGGGACAGTGTTCGGAATTCAGTTATTTGGCCAAGCATTTAAACCAGCATTAGTTATGATATTACCTCCTGGAGCATTCTTAGCATTAGGATTATTGATTGGATTTATAAACTGGTTTAAAACTAAGAAAACAGCTAACGCTTAA
- the rnfB gene encoding RnfABCDGE type electron transport complex subunit B: MNSILSAVLTLGGLGLLFGIGLAIASKVFAVEVDPKVEAIREALPGANCGACGYPGCDGFASAVAAGKAPVNGCPVGGAESAGKIGEIMGVNAEAGEKKVARVKCKGNNSVSKERYEYKGIEDCKAAAMVAGGNKACEYGCLGFGTCVDACNFDAIKIIDGVAVIDPEKCTGCGNCVDACPKSVIEMVPYSQKVFVDCNSKDFGKEVKQSCTVGCIGCQLCVKACPFDAIEFENNLPKINYDKCKNCMLCAEKCPTKAITAQLENRKKAEIVEEDCVGCTICAKNCPVDAIEGELKQPHKVIEDKCIGCGVCAEKCPKDAIKLK; the protein is encoded by the coding sequence ATGAATAGTATATTAAGTGCAGTTTTAACTCTTGGAGGATTAGGATTATTATTTGGTATTGGGTTAGCGATTGCTTCAAAAGTATTTGCTGTAGAAGTTGACCCGAAAGTTGAGGCTATTAGAGAAGCTCTTCCTGGAGCTAACTGTGGTGCTTGTGGATATCCAGGATGTGATGGATTTGCAAGTGCTGTAGCTGCGGGAAAAGCTCCGGTAAACGGATGTCCTGTAGGAGGAGCTGAATCAGCTGGAAAAATTGGAGAAATTATGGGTGTAAATGCAGAAGCAGGAGAAAAGAAAGTAGCAAGAGTTAAATGTAAAGGTAACAATTCAGTATCTAAAGAAAGATATGAATATAAAGGAATAGAAGATTGTAAAGCAGCTGCAATGGTAGCAGGCGGTAATAAAGCTTGTGAGTATGGCTGTTTAGGATTTGGTACTTGTGTTGATGCATGTAATTTTGATGCTATAAAGATAATAGATGGCGTGGCGGTTATAGATCCTGAAAAGTGTACAGGTTGCGGTAATTGTGTAGATGCATGTCCAAAGTCAGTGATAGAAATGGTACCTTATTCACAAAAAGTATTTGTTGATTGTAATAGTAAAGACTTTGGAAAAGAAGTAAAACAAAGTTGTACTGTTGGATGTATTGGTTGCCAATTATGCGTAAAAGCTTGTCCGTTTGATGCAATTGAATTCGAAAACAATTTACCAAAGATAAACTATGACAAATGTAAAAATTGTATGCTTTGTGCAGAAAAATGTCCTACAAAAGCCATAACTGCTCAACTAGAAAATAGAAAGAAAGCAGAAATCGTTGAAGAAGATTGTGTAGGATGTACTATCTGCGCTAAAAATTGTCCAGTGGATGCAATAGAAGGAGAATTAAAACAACCTCATAAGGTTATAGAGGATAAATGTATAGGATGCGGGGTTTGTGCAGAAAAATGTCCTAAAGATGCAATAAAACTTAAATAG